Proteins encoded in a region of the Paenibacillus sp. E222 genome:
- the minC gene encoding septum site-determining protein MinC translates to MTVKSNHVTIKGIRDGLVFLLDDQCEFEELLYELRYKLEHSHQNILTGPIVHVDIKLGNREVTEDQKEAILDILKQKGNLLIRSIDSPALKPEVKGPPPIITMCGMVRSGQVLHHEGNLLFLGDINPGGTVTCTGDIYVLGSLRGMAHAGIGGDEDSIIAASVFAPTQLRIADIISRPPDEWESRETGMEFAYLQDNQMQIDKMSNIVRLRRDFNVFKGV, encoded by the coding sequence ATGACGGTAAAATCGAATCACGTAACGATTAAAGGCATCCGAGACGGCCTGGTTTTCCTGTTGGACGATCAATGTGAATTCGAGGAATTGCTCTACGAGCTCCGCTATAAGCTGGAACACAGCCATCAAAATATTTTGACCGGACCGATAGTTCATGTGGATATCAAACTGGGCAACCGGGAAGTAACGGAGGACCAGAAAGAAGCAATTCTTGATATATTGAAACAAAAAGGGAATTTGCTCATTCGTTCCATAGACTCACCGGCCCTTAAACCAGAGGTTAAAGGGCCGCCGCCGATTATAACCATGTGTGGTATGGTACGTTCGGGTCAGGTACTTCATCATGAAGGGAATCTACTGTTTCTTGGTGATATCAATCCGGGGGGCACAGTAACGTGTACCGGAGATATATATGTTTTGGGTTCACTCAGAGGCATGGCTCACGCTGGAATTGGTGGGGACGAAGACTCGATCATTGCAGCTTCGGTGTTTGCACCAACGCAGCTGCGGATCGCTGACATCATCAGCCGTCCTCCCGATGAGTGGGAGAGCCGAGAGACCGGAATGGAATTTGCTTATTTACAGGACAATCAGATGCAGATCGACAAGATGAGCAATATCGTTCGGTTGCGCCGAGATTTTAATGTGTTTAAAGGAGTGTAG
- the minD gene encoding septum site-determining protein MinD: MGEAIVITSGKGGVGKTTTSANIGTALALLGKKVCLVDTDIGLRNLDVVMGLENRIIYDLCDVADGRCRLNQALVKDKRFEELYMLPAAQTRDKNSVSPEQVKDIILELKKDFEYVIIDCPAGIEQGFKNAVAGADQAIVVTTPENAAVRDADRVIGLLESSHIQSPKLVVNRIRNNMVKSGDMLDIDGILQVLNIDLIGIVPDDELVIKAANSGEPTVMNPDSLAAIAYRNIARRILGDTVPLMQLEQKKGAFTRFKKFFGMG; encoded by the coding sequence ATGGGAGAGGCGATCGTGATCACTTCGGGTAAAGGCGGCGTGGGTAAAACAACCACCTCGGCAAACATCGGGACAGCGCTGGCGCTGCTCGGCAAAAAGGTTTGTCTGGTAGATACCGATATCGGCCTTCGCAATCTGGATGTCGTGATGGGACTCGAAAACCGGATCATTTATGATCTGTGCGACGTTGCAGACGGCCGCTGCCGACTGAATCAGGCTTTGGTCAAAGATAAACGTTTTGAAGAATTATATATGCTTCCTGCAGCACAAACGAGAGATAAGAACTCTGTGTCACCAGAACAGGTGAAGGACATTATCCTCGAATTGAAAAAAGATTTTGAATACGTCATTATTGATTGTCCAGCCGGAATTGAGCAGGGGTTCAAAAATGCGGTTGCAGGAGCTGACCAGGCGATTGTGGTCACTACACCAGAAAATGCGGCTGTCCGTGATGCGGATCGTGTCATTGGTCTGCTGGAGAGTTCACACATTCAATCACCAAAATTGGTTGTGAACCGTATACGCAACAATATGGTCAAATCAGGCGACATGCTCGACATTGACGGCATTTTACAAGTACTTAATATTGATCTGATTGGGATTGTTCCTGATGATGAGCTTGTCATCAAGGCCGCCAACTCGGGAGAGCCTACAGTGATGAATCCGGATTCACTTGCGGCCATTGCCTATCGCAATATTGCCCGTCGTATTCTGGGAGATACCGTTCCCCTGATGCAATTGGAGCAAAAAAAGGGTGCTTTCACACGCTTTAAGAAGTTTTTTGGAATGGGTTAA